A part of Miscanthus floridulus cultivar M001 chromosome 6, ASM1932011v1, whole genome shotgun sequence genomic DNA contains:
- the LOC136460215 gene encoding uncharacterized protein, whose translation MAAYCQEVRRLEDRFNGLELNHIPRCLNEAADALTKAASSQEPVPMGVFTSDQHKPSVRYKGLEQANEGPSNPTPGADPPAALPDPKVMELEEDSAAEFDPPNDWRTLYLDYLLHDTLPADKTKARRLAHHAKSFILIEDELYKWSHTEILQLYIPGE comes from the coding sequence ATGGCggcatattgccaagaagtccgacgacTGGAGGACAGATtcaatggcctcgagctcaatcacatcccaagatgCCTCAATGAAGCGGCCGACGCACTCACAAAGGCAGCATCTAGCCAAGAGCCAGTTCCGATGGGTGTCTtcaccagtgatcaacacaagccctcggtgcgctATAAGGGATTGGAACAAGCCAACGAAGGCCCATCTAATCCTACCCCGGGGGCTGATCCACCGGCTGCtctgcccgaccccaaggtcatggagcttgaagaggactcAGCAGCAGAGTTCGACCCTCCCaacgactggagaacgctttacctcgactacctcctccacgacacatTACCGGCGGATAAGAcgaaagcccgacggctcgcacatcacgccaagtccttcattcttatagaagacgaactctacaaatggagccataCCGAGATCCTACAGCTCTATATCCCTGGCGAATAG